The following are from one region of the Paenibacillus bovis genome:
- a CDS encoding barstar family protein, with protein sequence MLTDDGCISLEKPYFYVKYPDKMEFSEPWIQNSNNSPNVKITFLDGDHCTTVEGLFKEFNEKFDFPSYFGWNWNALDECLSDLDWLDAHGHIACIRNAEKLLGLYDSDLLIILDILKMNVLEWNKGRSYFSPEKPPMPFNVIFYCSKEHQEEFIKKLQKANIHADVPLQSRS encoded by the coding sequence ATGTTAACCGATGATGGGTGTATAAGTTTAGAAAAACCTTATTTCTATGTAAAGTATCCGGACAAAATGGAGTTTAGCGAACCATGGATACAGAATAGTAATAATAGCCCAAATGTGAAAATAACTTTTCTGGATGGAGATCATTGCACAACGGTTGAAGGACTATTCAAAGAATTCAACGAAAAGTTCGACTTCCCATCTTATTTCGGCTGGAATTGGAATGCTTTGGACGAATGTCTCAGCGATCTGGATTGGCTGGATGCGCATGGACATATCGCTTGTATTCGCAATGCCGAAAAACTGCTTGGCTTATATGATAGCGACTTACTTATTATTTTGGATATTCTAAAAATGAATGTTCTGGAATGGAATAAAGGAAGATCATACTTTTCTCCTGAAAAACCACCCATGCCTTTTAATGTAATTTTTTATTGTTCCAAAGAACATCAGGAAGAATTCATAAAGAAGCTGCAAAAAGCAAATATACATGCGGACGTGCCTTTACAATCGAGATCATAA
- a CDS encoding imm11 family protein, translated as MKIWSVMLSSEALRIDELEDANRIEELINELCIGEKVNDWSGIKLKTYSEGLYSDFANFFHGLPLFSQKALKVFQPLIGDEIEFLSVTHPDHNFFICNILNIDDYIDHSLAIPKRIEILKLIRTYDHYVFKDALLMHSVRRHIFRIPELRRNIFVSDEFVQTYLENDLNGLVFELVYDSESRNANDDKQILAYQNYIAEKIEVGESYTWDQAMKLIKQGAAFASQHWKIQQTSDGDFMIGQLTRGFDYQFFVPTVILKELYELDWYKTTKSDI; from the coding sequence ATGAAAATTTGGAGCGTTATGCTTTCAAGTGAAGCATTAAGGATTGACGAATTAGAAGATGCTAATAGAATAGAAGAACTAATAAATGAACTATGTATAGGCGAGAAAGTTAATGATTGGTCAGGCATAAAATTAAAAACATATTCAGAAGGCCTATACTCTGATTTTGCAAATTTCTTCCATGGGCTACCTTTATTTAGTCAAAAAGCACTAAAAGTATTTCAGCCGCTAATCGGAGATGAGATTGAATTTCTATCTGTGACACATCCTGATCATAACTTTTTTATATGTAATATCCTCAACATAGATGATTATATTGATCATAGTTTAGCTATACCAAAAAGAATTGAAATTTTAAAATTAATTCGAACATATGATCATTACGTTTTTAAAGATGCACTTTTAATGCATTCTGTCAGAAGACATATTTTCCGAATACCCGAGCTAAGACGTAATATTTTTGTTTCTGATGAATTTGTACAAACATACCTGGAAAATGACTTGAATGGTTTGGTTTTTGAACTGGTTTATGATTCTGAGTCAAGAAATGCTAATGATGACAAACAAATTCTTGCTTATCAGAATTATATTGCCGAGAAAATTGAAGTTGGTGAATCCTATACCTGGGATCAGGCAATGAAGCTGATCAAACAAGGAGCAGCTTTTGCAAGTCAGCACTGGAAAATCCAGCAGACTTCAGACGGAGACTTTATGATAGGACAGTTAACACGGGGATTCGATTATCAATTTTTTGTTCCTACCGTCATATTAAAAGAATTATATGAATTAGATTGGTATAAGACTACTAAATCAGACATTTAA
- a CDS encoding DUF4253 domain-containing protein — MSEQMLEWLKDYETEAIEPEDVTYPDASHTGQHRLLVLPNDNIEELIEDAIGENASLADYVEQNAAEADTLPLTEALRRAMTWLWESSELPEKYEPLEKLSTDELFAAYRHLAEVDEALDYFKEQIIAGDKILPVPDAAWTSDRAEDGAIWLTLPQGQEYHAPLIIPMGGFNECPLPTLQSAVFREWQQQYGAIPIAVNDSTWILRAQRRPQTDEQALKLAKQHMLFCNYVLEDFETIGSYAGYLKQQDIWYFWWD; from the coding sequence ATGAGTGAACAAATGCTTGAATGGCTGAAAGATTACGAAACAGAAGCAATCGAGCCGGAAGATGTGACTTATCCGGATGCCAGCCACACCGGACAGCATCGCCTGCTTGTCCTGCCCAATGACAATATCGAAGAATTGATAGAAGATGCGATTGGTGAAAACGCCTCTCTCGCTGATTATGTGGAGCAAAATGCCGCCGAAGCAGACACTCTTCCATTGACCGAAGCGCTGCGCCGGGCGATGACATGGCTCTGGGAATCGAGCGAACTGCCCGAGAAGTATGAGCCGCTGGAGAAGTTATCGACAGATGAACTATTCGCCGCATACCGCCATTTGGCAGAAGTGGACGAAGCTCTCGATTATTTCAAAGAACAGATCATCGCTGGAGACAAAATACTTCCTGTACCGGATGCAGCCTGGACATCGGATCGTGCTGAGGACGGCGCTATCTGGCTGACGCTGCCGCAGGGACAGGAATATCATGCACCGCTGATCATTCCCATGGGTGGATTCAATGAATGCCCGCTGCCCACGCTGCAGTCCGCTGTATTCCGGGAATGGCAGCAGCAGTATGGGGCGATCCCTATTGCAGTAAATGACAGCACCTGGATATTGCGCGCACAGCGTCGTCCCCAGACGGACGAGCAGGCACTGAAGCTGGCCAAGCAGCATATGCTGTTCTGCAACTATGTACTGGAAGACTTTGAGACGATTGGCAGCTATGCAGGTTACCTGAAGCAGCAGGATATCTGGTATTTCTGGTGGGATTGA
- the gpmA gene encoding 2,3-diphosphoglycerate-dependent phosphoglycerate mutase, which yields MYHVILVRHGESEYNRRNLFTGWTDVSLTERGIHEAREAGHLIREAGYTFDMAFSSVLKRSIQTMHYILDELDLLWIPEQKAWKLNERHYGALQGLSKTETAEKYGEEQLHLWRRSLTVKPPLLQTDDPRNPQFEERYKNINPQDLPLGESLQDTVYRVGDFWHHRIVPLIRKKERILISAHGNTLRALIKYMEDIDEKSLTELNIPTGIPLVYELDDQVRPIRRFYLGEPEHIERKSAEVANQGNVTE from the coding sequence ATGTATCACGTTATTCTTGTTCGCCATGGAGAAAGTGAGTATAATCGCAGAAACCTGTTTACCGGCTGGACCGATGTGTCTTTGACCGAGAGAGGTATTCACGAAGCGCGTGAAGCCGGGCATCTGATTCGCGAAGCGGGATATACATTTGATATGGCCTTCTCCTCTGTCTTGAAACGCTCTATTCAGACCATGCATTATATTCTGGATGAACTGGATCTTCTCTGGATTCCCGAGCAAAAAGCCTGGAAACTGAATGAACGGCACTATGGCGCTCTCCAGGGCCTCAGCAAAACCGAGACTGCCGAGAAATACGGGGAAGAACAGCTGCATCTGTGGCGGCGCAGTCTGACGGTAAAACCACCCTTGCTCCAAACCGACGATCCGCGCAATCCACAGTTCGAAGAACGCTACAAAAATATTAATCCACAGGACCTTCCACTTGGCGAAAGTCTGCAGGATACCGTATATCGGGTTGGCGATTTCTGGCATCACCGGATCGTACCGCTGATCCGCAAAAAAGAGCGTATTCTTATTTCTGCTCACGGCAACACGCTGCGCGCATTAATCAAATATATGGAAGATATTGACGAGAAGTCGTTAACCGAGCTAAATATTCCTACTGGTATCCCGCTTGTATATGAACTGGATGATCAGGTACGGCCGATCCGGCGTTTCTACCTGGGCGAACCCGAACATATCGAACGTAAATCCGCCGAGGTTGCCAATCAGGGCAATGTCACCGAGTAA